The genomic window TCTATGTGTGAAACACCAAGAGACGTTGCttgggaaagaagaaggcGTCAGATGATAATGATTCAAGAAAAGAAGCTGCTTCATAAGGGCGCTTCAGACAATCTTTGTATACAGGCGAATCTAACGGATGAAGATTTAAACGAGCTAAAAGGATCGATTGAGCTAGGTTTCGGTTTCAATGAAGAAGCAGGACAAAAGCTTTGTAATACATTACCAGCTCTTGATCTTTACTTTGCAGTGAATCGTCAGCTCTCGCCTCTTCCTTCACCTAGCAGCAGCCGTAGCAGCAGTGCATCTGCGTCAACTTTCTCATACAGTATACCTTGTAGTCCAAAGAAAACTGATTCAGATTCTGTTAAAATCTTATGCCCAGGTATCTAAACTcatgtttttggtattttgttttgaatgcAATAACATTTATAAACTAATGGTTTAATATGATCTTTTTTGGCAGGGGACGATCCTCAACAAATGAAGCAGAGGTTGAGACATTGGGCACAAGCAGTTGCATGTTCTGTTATGCAGTCTTATTGAAGATTATAAGCACTCAGATTTTCTTTTGAGAGATAGGAAGAAGCGAATCTTTTACAATTAGGATtcgaaagaaacaaaaaacaactagaaaattttggagaaaaagagatgaaaattgTGGCTCTGTATATAACTCACaagatgagagaaagaaaaagaaaaacacctCTTGTTCATAAGCTGTAATGatgtatacaaaaaaaaagattacaatATGATCTTGGATTGGATAATAAAATGAACTTTTTTCTAGATAATCGATTCTTAAACTGAAAATAAGCCCATTTTGATCTAACGTTagaatgaaaatgaagagaTTTGAGAAGTCAGGGTGTATTTTTTACAAAACGTATTATTGGGTGTATTTTGTAATAGTTAAATATATGAGGGTCTAAgattcaaatttattaaaagataaccaaaaaaaaacctctgGAATCTTCTTAAAACCTAGAAGCCTCCGACTCCGACCAACTGAAAAATTAAAAGGCAAAAGCTTTTTTTCAGATTTCTGATAATCAGACAGACagacacaaacaaacaccGGTATCGACGAACGGAACTAACTCCGATATCCAAAACCCACTCCAAGTTTCACGAACGAAGGGCTTAGTATCTGCCATGGCTCCTGATGCTTCTACTGCTCTTGCAGGTATGctcttttctatattttagaATGATGTATCGATCTCTGTCTTTTGAATGCGTATGAACTATAGATTCCTTGATGGGCTCTCTTAGTTTTCTTTAGCTGAATTGATCTTATGGTgaagtttcgattttttcttcctctgctgccttttcttcttccttttgtgaaattttcgTTGGCTATAATGTTTCGGCTATGGCCATTACTAGAACTGTAGAAACTCAAATactaattgaaaattttctttaatttggtATAAGTAGATTAGAATTGAAGTTGACACTTGGTAGTTTGAATCtctaattataatttttgttttcgtttcaTCTTTGGATTCTTACTCTAGCGAGGGAGAAAGTTCAGCAAATCCTGAATGCAGCTTGTACCGGAAATCTCGAATTCCTTAAGAGTGAGTGCTTTATTTACTTTtcgtttctctgttttctttgagCAGTTATATGTTTTGTGTACTGATTATCACTTCTCCAAGCAGATGTTGCTAAGCAGCTTGATGAAGGAAAAGACTTGACGAAAACTGTGGAGAGTATTAAAGACGCAAACAAACGTGGAGCGCTTCACTTCGCTGCGAGAGAAGGACAAACTGAAATATGCAGATATCTTTTGGAAGAACTGAAACTCAATGCTGATGCAAAAGATGAAACTGGTTTGTGTTTCCTTGTGTTTTACAATTTGCAGaacttttctatatatgtgAAAGTTGATCACTGAGATTGTTATGATTTGGTAGGTGATACTCCGCTTGTTCATGCTGCGAGGCAAGGACAGATTGAAACGGTTAAGTATCTTTTAGAGCAAGGAGCTGATCCCAATATAGCTAGTGAACTAGGAGCCACAGCTTTGCATCATGCGGCTGGGACAGGTTGGTTATCAATTGCtctgtctttttttatttcactcTCTTGGGTCATGAAGTGTTCTGTTTTACTTATATAGCTTCTCTCTATACATCTATTAGGAGAAATCGAGTTGCTAAAGGAATTGCTCTCTAGAGGTGTTCCTGTTGATTCTGAAAGTGAATCTGGCACGCCATTAATCTGGGCTGCTGGCCACGACCAAAAAAATGCTGTGGAAGTCTTGTTAGAACACAATGCCAATGTAAACTTTGTGTATATCTCTATTTGATTATCTGTCTAAAACCGTACTTTCTTATAAACCTATAACCTTTTTGTTGATGACTCTGCAGCCTAATGCTGAGACTGAAGATAATATCACACCGTTATTATCTGCAGTGGCAGCGGGTTCTCTGTCATGCTTAGAGTTGTTGGTCAAGGTTTAACATCTTCTTAACATCCTCTAGTATTGCGTTGGTTCAGCTGCCAAATATCTTAAATCAGAgctaacaaaaaattgttctttttgtaatcACAGGCAGGTGCCAAAGCTAACGTTTTTGCTGGTGGTGCAACTCCATTGCACATTGCGGCTGATATTGGAAACCTTGAGTTAATTAACTGTTTACTTAAAGCCGGGGCTGATCCGAATCAGAAAGATGAGGTAAAACCAACTTGGAAATCAGTTCATATGCAAGAACCTGTTCCCTTGTTCATATGGTACGACATGAATACAATCTTGTGGTACTATACTGATTCTACTGTAAACTCGATTATTTTTAGGAGGGTAATAGGCCATTAGAAGTTGCAGCTGCTAGAGACAACAGAAAGGTTGTTGAGATCCTCTTCCCATTGAcaacaaaaccagaaactGTTTCGGACTGGACAGTAGATGGAATTCTCGCTCACATGGAATCAAACAAAGTAGGCATATCAGATCTTTCCTGGCATTAGTGTCGGATATTTCGATATTTTTTGTCTGAAACAACTTAACATTTTCAGGAACAAGAGGAAAACTCAAACAAGGCGAAATCCCAAGAGACTGGGATCAAGAAAGATCTTCCTGTGGTACTTCATACTTTGATCAATATGCATTTCTCTTTCAACAAATTGTTTAAAGTACTTAAAGATAACCATTTTTAACTTCCACAGGTCTCCCCAGAAGCAAAGGCAAAAGCCGCAGAAGCAAAAGCCAGAGGACAAGACGCCTTTCACAGAAAGGATTTTCAGATGGCTATTGATGCTTATACACAAGTATTCTACTCTAAAACTTCTTctgaaatcaaaacaagattcttaatttttgCCTATATGtgattttgtggtttgttTGAACACAGGCAATTGATTTTGACCCAACGGATCATACCTTATTCTCAAACCGAAGCCTCTGCTGGTTGCGACTAGGACAAGCTGAGCATGCCTTATCTGATGCTAAAGCCTGCAGAGAACTAAACCCAGATTGGCCTAAAGGTTGCTTCAGAGAAGGCGCTGCTCTGCGTTTGCTACAGGTAAAAAGCATCTACAATGCCACTAAAAATCTTTGATCTCTTAACGTTGAAACTGTATGACTCACCGAGTTTCTCATGAATCTCCAGCGGTTTGACGAGGCAGCCAATGCTTTCTACGAGGGAGTATTGCTTAGCCCTGAAAGCAAAGAGCTCATTGATGCTTTCAGGTTCGTAAGAAACACTTATGGTGTTGATTTTTATCGGTTGGTATTGGGTTTTCGAGATAGAtgatgttgtttttttgtctatttCTTCTACAGAGAAGCTGTAGATGCCGGAAGGAAGTTTCACGGCAAGGGTGAGGTTAAGGCCAAATCATAAGATCTTCGAGAGATGGTTTATGTAGTATATGTATGAAGTTTTGATCTACTTCTTACCTTTGTTCTCCCTTGTGCACTATTCTTAGgaacaaagttttgtttgtggtCGAATTTGGTAATTTGTCCGAGTTTACAGCTTAGATAAAAAAGAGTTGGTAATACATTAGActgattttgaaacttttcttatatttacaaacaaaaatttaattacgaaaatcaatatcaagaaacaaccaaacaaaatctttactTCGTCTCAACAATAATTTTTCCTTCAAGGAGAGCTAGTATACTTGTGTTCAAGCTTAAAATGACATACGAACAACGATAGTGTTTAATCACAAcgtaatattagaaaaatatcgAAGTTAAGACATTAAATCTGAAAAATAGTCTACGataaaaagatgaagataTGTCTTACAATGACTTCAAACCTAAGGTGCCGAAACTTTAGCAcattcacacacaaaaatccTAAAAATTAGCAAGTAGAACCTAACTTTTACTTCTTTCCTTGAGAAACAAGTTAAAGCCCAAACTCAACCAAAACCTTAATACGACTCTTGACACCGAACCCTAAACTTACGACTCTTGACACCGAACCCTAAACATACGACTCTTGACACCGAACCCTAAACATCCGCCTTAGCATGAAACTCCTTTCTTTTGGGGGCTCATCTCCACCGTTTATGTCTTCATATCAAAGCTTTAAGGTCTTCAAAGCATCATTCCTCCTTGTTCCACCACGTTGTCAATTATGGCGGAAGGAAACCTTAAATAAGAATGACACGGAATCATCTCTGGCAATGGAACACTGACTCTTTCCGCAACAAAAGGATGGCTCAACAGCTGGGCTGCGGTGGCCCTACGTGACGGCTGCAACGCCAAGCACCGCATCAAGAAGTCGTTGGCCACCGGAGATATAAGTTTGGGAAGCCCCCACATGTAACAGTCTCTGGTCATCACTGGACAACCTCCAAACATCTGAATAACCACACACCCTAGAGACCATATATCAACGGCCGGTCCCATCACTCCATCATGTCCAAGAGATTATGGTGGCATGTACTGCAGCGTACCAGGAAATAACGACCTAGAATCCGTAGAAGGCTCTTTAGATGAACCGAAATCAGCAAGCTTAAGATCCCATGGCTCTCCAAAAGTGGTGGAAGGGAAGACGAGGACGTTGGCTGGCTTGAGATCGCAGTGAACGTAACCATGTGAGTGAAGAGCGTCGAGTCCTTGTATGATCATAAGAGCGGCACCTTTGATAATATTCTCAGGCATTGGTTTCCCACGAAACTGGGAGATCATATTGAAGAGAGTGCCTTTGGAGGCAAACTCCATATAGATGTAACATTCTTCGGGTTGGATCCCTAAGTGAAGAACAGGGCTTGAGGCTTGGACGATGCGAGGATGATTGTGGAAACAAAGCATGATCCTAAGCTCTTTCACGAGAATCTTTATGTGATTGAACGAAGACGACTCTTCGCATAGAGTCGGAAGTTAGAATCCTGTTTGAGAGAGACAGAGCCAAAGCTCCCTCTGCCAAGAACAGAGACATGCTTCAATGAAGACTCGGGTACACCAAGGGGTTCTCTGATCATCTTCTCCGTAGTAGTAGTACTCTCTTTTAATTAGATTTTGCTtcgatattttattttttttgacaaataagAAAGCCAAAAAACTGATGGTTTAATGGAGTGCGATACCACCTATTTATAAGACCTACGTAAGTCGGCACTCCTGAGATAAAACTAGACTTATTTATAAGACTGAGTCAAAGGATAAAGatcaaaaactatatttactccctaaaataatatttcaacaAACTATTTCCattttacaaaatagaaattgTAATTTTTACTGTGAAAGATTAACCTCGTGATCATGTGTAATATAAtgatatctattttattttaaaacttatgaaAGGTGATAATAATAAGATGCAAGACGGTGATTGGAGATTTGATGAACTTGAAGATCTCTAGCAGTTGACAATAAAGCGACCACGTGAGTATCCCTGACCGTTAGTTCAAATAGCCGTTAGTACACTAATCAATGATTCTCACCGTCCTTTGTGTTTCCGTCGCAGTATTCGTCACCTGCGTTTGCGTTTTTGAAATTATTCTGTATCAAAAATTGTAATAGGATACATTACAcgtgattttaattttactaagTGAGTATCAACGCTACGCGtgggtttgttttgaaaattgttaaaaaaaaattacattgatTGTTCTTTATGTTAATTTCTATttactatttgtttatttttgtaatgttaataaaattagatctATAATATGtagttacaatttttatggttAGATTCATTTGTGACtcgaaatatcaatttatatatttttgtgtataaagctaattatttataagattttaatattttttcacttcatgaatacatataacaacaataatgatattttgatacaaTTCTGTGTAACTatgttatttttgtagtttaaaattttcctAACtcgattataaataaatcaattccTTATTTTATGTACTTCAACAACATTGTGATAGATTCATGATTAAAGTTTGGATTGACATCAACTGAAAAAGATCTGAAGAGTATTcgtacaaaaaataaaaagatagcaAAAATTGAATGTCATTGAAGTCAAcacttttggattttttgtcattgcatatatcaatattagaGAAATGATCGTGTCTTtgatgatttgaaaattgttcaacttaattaaaaataaactatttatgattttatttattctccAAATATAATAATCCAACAACATTGTTATAGTctcatgattaaatatatagaattgaTATAAACTGAACAAGATTTCAAGAGTActcatatgaaaataataataataaaagaaaattaaagtataatgatttaatttgcttatttaattttattagttttattaattttaaaaaaatcgaATGACATATGTCATTTtgttgtgtgatgatgtgtcatttatatggagagagttgaccaacttttatatatatgatttttgaatgaaattaaacgtgatttttttttatgtaaacgGTGTTAATAAAACGCAATGTTTTAGAAATAGAGTGACTTACCCTTAAGCATCTTCCGCTCGGGATAATAGTAATGGTAAATTGCTATTACGTTAGAAGTGGTTTGAGCTGCCGCTTTAGCTGCATATGTGCATAGCTAGCAAAACAAAGACACATCTGCTAATTAAGTCTTGCCATTGGCGATCTTAATTTAGATGTTtgttctttaaaatataatggGATATAATCAGAGATGGACTAAGAAATTTATAATCATAGggaaaaagttttttataCACTGAATAAATTGCTATACCAAAAAGTTTGTCACGTTATGAGTAATTTTCTTATTAGGCTTTGAATTTTCAGTGTATGACTAGTCTTGGGAGATGTCTATGGCGGCTTTTTCAAGCTTTGTGGTAGAAATTAGAAGTTTTTGAGGTAATATGATTGAGCATTTATTAGAGGGGacatatgtttatgtttaatCTTTAGTCTTTAGGCGTTATTACTTATTTGTATCGTACGTGGTCAAAATTTTACGGTATCCAGAATTTTTGGATCAGTTAATGGATCAAAGTTGATTACTTAGCTTGCTGCAAGTAAGTGTTCtaacataaataattaaatctaTGTGTGTTTGCATATTCgttaacttttttatataaaatccGATTATCATTTTATTCCTTACCAACTTTCCAAACGCACTATATTTTATTGGGTTTATTTTCATTGATATGAAAAGATAAAACTCGAgacatttattttctcttattaaaattattagttagAGTTTAAAGGTAAATAATATGGAGATGAACTAGAATTCGAAAATCTTTAGCAGTTGACAAACTCGTAGTTGACTATTAAGTGACCACGAGCGTTTCCCTGACTGTTAGTATCAAGCTGTCTGAAAACACCCTCCTCTAAGTCCAAACCACCGTTACTACACTGATCCACGATTCTCACAGTCGCTTGCGTTCCGGTCGCAGTATTCGTCACCTGCGTTCGAGGGGACATATGCACACATtcaataaatttgtatatgaaAAGAGCATTCAGAAACGTGATTTTTGAAATAGATAAAAGAACTTACCCTTAAACATCTATCGCAAGAATCACGACCGCGAGCAATACACACTTACTCGGTAGAGATCCCAGTTGTTTTGTGCAGGATTGTAAATATGGTAAGTTGCTCAAACGTTAGGTGCGGATTGAGCGGCTGCTTTGGCCGCAAACGCACATagcaacacaaacacacataaGCTAAGTCTTGACATTTCTTTCTATatgttgttatttgttttttagtttaactttGTGGtagataaaataaagaattgatgaaactttatttatagaaaattatatactaTGAAATGACTAGATTAGCCTAACAAAACGCTTGGAGCACGTTGTGTACGTATGATTTTCTTTGGCTTTCCTTTGAATATTCAATGTACTTACTATTCTTGCTAGGTGTTTCAAGTCGTTTGTTACACGTTCCATGGCGGTTGaagttttttcattttactaAAGTAGTACGTATCgaatgataataatatttaaaatttcctTATTGATACGAAACATATATCCCTCGACAATACATATATAGCggtctttattatttttatgtagaCCGATCGATATTGACCTCAAAATCATTACATAATATCAAACGCGATCAATGGCCGAAACAAGCATGTTTCTGGAATCAGGCTGCCCAATGAGCTCATTGCCACAGTCGACAAATTGGTAGTCAACAATGAGATGGCCTTGTTGATAGCCAAAACCATCGGTGTCTATTTGATTGAACATTGCTACATCCAAATCCAAGCCTCCGTTGCTGCATTGGTCCACTATTCTCACAGTTACTGCAGCATTTGTTCTTGTGTTCTTCACCTGAATCCATTTATACCCACCGGTTAATCACAATTTTTACCGGCTATACatcttttgaaatatttcaCTAACACGTTGACGTTGGTAAATGGTAACAAATTTTATCTTGTATTCGTCTTAATTCCAACACTTTCTATATGATCTCCTTTTGCACAAACATACTTATataaagatttgagaaaaagataattaattaacttaCCCTTAAACACTTGCCGCAAGAAGCTTGACCACGAGGTCCTGCCGGCCCGCAGAAGGCGGTCCAGCCATACTTGCTCCGCCATGCGTACGGCTTATCAGCATCCCACGTGGAGCAATAAGCACTCACGGCTCTCAAATCCCAATTATTCTGCGCCGGATTATAGAAATGGTAGGTGGCGCGTACGTTCGACGCGCTCTCCCCTGGTCCGCTAGGCCCACTTCCCCAACAATTGCTCTGACAGTTGTTGGTCGGAGAACAGTAGTCCGCGGTGGTACCACAGTAACCGTACTGACTGCAGCAGATGTTACCGGGACAAGTTCGACCACCGCCTTGACGACCGCATTGTTGTCCGGCCACCGTAGCCACTGTGTATGATAAAAGTATGATGGTTATGCTAAGTCTGATCTTCATGATCGATaagtctttgttttcttggtgGTCTAATGcatctatctatatatctatatatatatgaaaataataaaattataggatcaatagttaattatataataatgtttttcttgtgattCTACGCAATTGATTTAATTACATACGTTACAGGTAACGTGCTTAAACCATATGATACACACATGTAggttaaatatttgtatatagatATCTGTATATTGAAATTTCGTTGGATTCGAtagaataatgaaaatatataattctgttgttagatttttttaaaagagattcgttacaaaataaaagaaaattgggTTTCTCCTCTTAAAATTTCTCTACAGAATTGGAGTGCtgaagttttaataaattaattttatttggaaaataaaaataaattatgaagTGGTATAATTTGGAATATCAATGTAATATGCTCTTTTACGAGAAATTAAGATGACCTGTGAGGGTGAGACTCCGGTGAAAAATGTGTCTAAGAACCGTCGATATTCTTTGAACGGAAGGTCACTGGTCAAAGTCATCTGATCGGACGGTTTATAACTAAGCATTGCGTATCTTCCCCATCGCGATACAGATAATGACTAATGAGGAGAGGCGGCTAattgtgattgtttttgtttgtttgtagaAAATAGCAGCCTAGTAGATAAGAGTCGCTCTCATTTGGATAAATATTGAATTTCGATCATTGACTAATCAAAGTTAACATAATCGGTCCATTGAATTAGCCATTTTggattatttaaaattttgtttctcaaaacTCACTTAGCAGTTTAACAAATTTCTTCTATGATGCGTAAGTAAAAAAGCAAATCTATCCGCTTCCTcgtaatttttctttattgacACGAGATGAATTTTCAGCTTTGATCTAAAATAGTATAGAGACTGGGCTGGCGAGCCTACAGATCTTTAAGTGTTGACTTCAGTCAAAGTCAACTTGAATTGTTTGTCTATGGGCTTAACGGGCAATACGGGTTTGGTTTACCGAAACTGAGCCCATATCAAGTCCGCTTCAAATTGTTATAAGTTGGATAAAACAGAGTAcacgagagaaagagaagagcgAAGAGAGTATTCTAGAGTGCCCGGACCAAATGGATAGGGTAGCTGTTATCGGGCCAAAGGCCCAttaatatttaagaaaattgatgaaaaGCCCATTATTATGAGAAAATGTAAGGccccaattttttttccctagTGTTAACCATGGCCCAAAATGTTTTTCCCCCCAAATTACTTAATTATTGTTGGGACGAAGCTGTgcttcttgtttatttttgtgtatctttcatcttcttgtaaTCATCTTTTGTGAATCTGTTTTTTGAGAACCATCTTTTGTGCATTTTGTACTTGTTAAGTTACAAGTTGTAATTCACAACGAGAGCAAAATCAGCCAATTTATATTGAACTAAGTATTCTACAAACAAGTAAATACATGTGGTGAATTTGACAACCAAGGATACAAACTAGATcaaatttactaaaaaatcagataaataataaataaaacaaatatcatcattatcaacCATTGTTTGTTGAGGCAATGGATGTCGATGACAGCGTAAAGCATCAATAATGGAGCATACATATTAAagacattattaatttactCGGAATTCATTAAAATATTGTCCCCCAACAACTCTACATTATCCACATGCTCTTGCCCTTTCCACCACCCACATTACCTTGAtctatttaaagttttttcatttgtgtttcaccgaaaaaacaccaaaaattgataaatgtaatattagaaataaaaaaaaacaataattgagGCCAGGCCAAccttattaaaaaagaaagaaatagacACTAAACACCAATTGGATCCTGTTGAGGCCAACCTTATATATACGCACGACAATAATTGGTCTTCGAGTTACATTGATACAAAAAGATCCGCACTACTAATCTTCCGTTTGTTGGTTTTACGATTGTTAACCATCTCATGTCATTTAGCTCCACTTATTGaaaagttactaaaataaagaataaacaaacaaaaaggtatAATTTAAGGTGGTTGAAAATGTTGgataaaaaaagattgttgaGAAATGAAATAATGTAAGTAATAATTTGGTACGTCAAAGTAACACATTAAGATGCCTTACGGACACAGACCATATAGACAACACGATAATGcgtaaaaacaaaagttggtTTTAACGGAAATAGATGCAACCtaattaaatatacatattaatatatgtatataatacatataacaaaaacgatttaattttttaaaatgtaatacaccacaatattaatattattattaattaatattataagcAAACTCCTTGCTCGGAACAATAGTTTCGAGCCGGTTTAGCTTTCTCGGTTCGAGATATCCAACCGATCGAAACAGgctttcttccttttttagGTAAGAACACGAAATGTCGTCGAGAACTCAACTTCTGTTCTTGCACTTTTCTAATGCCCTTGGAGCTgcaatatatagaaaattagtATTAGCAAAGATTCATAGTATAATTTTACACCACCAGTTTTGGATTAAACAATACTAACCAAGTCCGATTGCTTCTGATCCCTTCATTATTCGTATACGTTTGCATGAATCAACAAACATCCTAAAATAGTCCAAACaacatgtaaataaatattttgtatagacgtatttataataataattcatatataaatttaaagatataaaaataCTCACTCCCACGGTACGTCTCCTACAAGCATCCAGTCGCCATCTTTATCTTCATATGTTGGAACATAATCTGATCCGTTTAGAAGATCGATCAATTTACTCTCATTCATGAAATCTTTCATTCCTTGTGGTCCATAGTTgcctgaaaaataaaatttcaaatttcaaacaatatatgataaaaaGGATCATGTTTTAGTAGATAGATATAttgtcaatttttatttacctaTGGTAAAAGAGCTAAACATTTTGCTTAAGGCGTTGGAGAGATCTTGGTAAGTTTTGTAGAGTTTCAAGTCAATTTTCCGTAGGTACGGTGCACCGTCCATGCTAACCTTCACATAAGCCACGGTGGCACATGCGGAGGCGGATGAGGTGGCTCCACTGCTGCCAGAAGTCTTATCGTTTCCTTCGGTGGCATCTCCGGTGGTCGGTTTTTGGCCGGACATGACGTTCTTGCGGAAAGATCGTACCGGTGGCCATCCCACAACTTGTGCCCTGAAATTTcgtaatgattttttttttttaatttcaataatactcattacttcttttttttgtaaaatg from Arabidopsis thaliana chromosome 3, partial sequence includes these protein-coding regions:
- a CDS encoding carboxylate clamp-TPR protein (DUF1685) (CONTAINS InterPro DOMAIN/s: Protein of unknown function DUF1685 (InterPro:IPR012881); BEST Arabidopsis thaliana protein match is: ankyrin repeat family protein (TAIR:AT3G04710.3); Has 200 Blast hits to 200 proteins in 14 species: Archae - 0; Bacteria - 0; Metazoa - 0; Fungi - 0; Plants - 200; Viruses - 0; Other Eukaryotes - 0 (source: NCBI BLink).), which codes for MVRRREGLTLPIIKPALPEVRSAATTPVASQKPKHRLSKQLSMCETPRDVAWERRRRQMIMIQEKKLLHKGASDNLCIQANLTDEDLNELKGSIELGFGFNEEAGQKLCNTLPALDLYFAVNRQLSPLPSPSSSRSSSASASTFSYSIPCSPKKTDSDSVKILCPGDDPQQMKQRLRHWAQAVACSVMQSY
- the TPR10 gene encoding ankyrin repeat family protein (ankyrin repeat family protein; FUNCTIONS IN: binding; INVOLVED IN: biological_process unknown; LOCATED IN: cellular_component unknown; EXPRESSED IN: 22 plant structures; EXPRESSED DURING: 14 growth stages; CONTAINS InterPro DOMAIN/s: Protein of unknown function DUF1685 (InterPro:IPR012881), Tetratricopeptide-like helical (InterPro:IPR011990), Ankyrin repeat-containing domain (InterPro:IPR020683), Tetratricopeptide repeat-containing (InterPro:IPR013026), Tetratricopeptide repeat (InterPro:IPR019734), Ankyrin repeat (InterPro:IPR002110); BEST Arabidopsis thaliana protein match is: Protein of unknown function (DUF1685) (TAIR:AT3G04700.1).), with protein sequence MVRRREGLTLPIIKPALPEVRSAATTPVASQKPKHRLSKQLSMCETPRDVAWERRRRQMIMIQEKKLLHKGASDNLCIQANLTDEDLNELKGSIELGFGFNEEAGQKLCNTLPALDLYFAVNRQLSPLPSPSSSRSSSASASTFSYSIPCSPKKTDSDSVKILCPGDDPQQMKQRLRHWAQAVACSISDNQTDRHKQTPVSTNGTNSDIQNPLQVSRTKGLVSAMAPDASTALAAREKVQQILNAACTGNLEFLKNVAKQLDEGKDLTKTVESIKDANKRGALHFAAREGQTEICRYLLEELKLNADAKDETGDTPLVHAARQGQIETVKYLLEQGADPNIASELGATALHHAAGTGEIELLKELLSRGVPVDSESESGTPLIWAAGHDQKNAVEVLLEHNANPNAETEDNITPLLSAVAAGSLSCLELLVKAGAKANVFAGGATPLHIAADIGNLELINCLLKAGADPNQKDEEGNRPLEVAAARDNRKVVEILFPLTTKPETVSDWTVDGILAHMESNKEQEENSNKAKSQETGIKKDLPVVSPEAKAKAAEAKARGQDAFHRKDFQMAIDAYTQAIDFDPTDHTLFSNRSLCWLRLGQAEHALSDAKACRELNPDWPKGCFREGAALRLLQRFDEAANAFYEGVLLSPESKELIDAFREAVDAGRKFHGKGEVKAKS